In one Halorubrum sp. CBA1229 genomic region, the following are encoded:
- a CDS encoding ATP-NAD kinase family protein: MHVGFVMNPVAGMGGRVGLKGTDGKVAEAVARGAEPRAPDRARRALGRLAAVAPEATVSTAADPMGDRLVRDAGFDPVRVVDPFGDGDGDGDPPGPTETTAEHTARVVRAFSEGGGADALDPVDLVLFVGGDGTATDVAAALEAAGSEVPMLGVPAGVKVYSSVFAVSPEDAAEVAAAFSRTERREVMDIDEDAYREGEVHPELRAVARVPVADDLQSSKQTASGTVESLAEGVADDIREREGKGVTFVLGPGSTVGAIKAELGFEPSPIGVDVWRDGEVVLRDGTEREILDALGEENVIVVSPIGGQGFVFGRGNPQLSPAVIRQCDLQIVASRAKLDDVRALRVDTDDPELDDELAGWVRVRVGKFETRMMKIA, encoded by the coding sequence ATGCACGTCGGATTCGTGATGAACCCGGTGGCCGGGATGGGCGGCCGCGTCGGCCTCAAGGGCACCGACGGGAAGGTCGCCGAGGCGGTCGCCCGCGGCGCTGAGCCGCGGGCCCCGGACCGCGCGCGGCGGGCGCTAGGGCGGCTCGCGGCGGTCGCGCCGGAGGCGACCGTCTCGACCGCCGCCGACCCGATGGGCGATCGGCTGGTCAGGGACGCCGGTTTCGACCCGGTCCGGGTCGTCGACCCGTTCGGCGACGGGGACGGGGACGGCGACCCGCCGGGGCCCACCGAGACGACCGCCGAGCACACCGCGCGCGTGGTCCGGGCGTTCAGCGAGGGCGGCGGCGCCGACGCCCTCGACCCGGTCGATCTGGTCCTGTTCGTCGGCGGCGACGGCACCGCGACGGACGTGGCGGCGGCGCTGGAGGCGGCCGGCAGCGAGGTCCCGATGCTCGGCGTCCCCGCCGGGGTGAAGGTGTACTCCTCGGTGTTCGCCGTCTCGCCGGAGGACGCGGCGGAGGTCGCGGCGGCGTTCTCGCGCACCGAGCGCCGCGAGGTGATGGACATCGACGAGGACGCCTACCGGGAGGGCGAGGTCCACCCGGAACTCCGGGCGGTCGCGCGCGTCCCCGTCGCCGACGATCTCCAGTCGTCGAAACAGACCGCGAGCGGAACTGTGGAGTCGCTCGCGGAGGGCGTCGCCGACGACATCCGGGAGCGCGAGGGGAAGGGCGTCACGTTCGTGCTCGGCCCGGGATCGACCGTCGGCGCGATCAAGGCCGAACTGGGGTTCGAGCCCTCACCGATCGGCGTCGACGTGTGGCGGGACGGCGAGGTGGTGCTGCGGGACGGGACGGAGCGGGAGATCCTCGACGCGCTCGGCGAGGAGAACGTCATCGTCGTCTCGCCGATCGGCGGGCAGGGGTTCGTCTTCGGCCGCGGGAACCCGCAGCTGTCGCCGGCCGTGATCCGGCAGTGCGACCTCCAGATCGTCGCCTCGCGGGCGAAGCTCGACGACGTGCGCGCGCTGCGCGTCGACACCGACGACCCCGAGCTCGACGACGAACTCGCGGGGTGGGTCCGAGTCCGGGTCGGGAAGTTCGAGACGCGGATGATGAAGATCGCGTGA
- a CDS encoding transcription factor, whose amino-acid sequence MAFEDLLNDPVIQKYLHELVGPTGMPVAAAPPDGEVTDEELAEELGLELNDVRRALFILYENDLATYRRVRDEDSGWLTYLWTFHYDNIPENLEEEMYRLLEALEEREEYERTHEFYLCEVCSIRFEFGEAMDFGFECPECGSPVEAMNNDRLREAMGERVEELRDELNVDVTG is encoded by the coding sequence ATGGCTTTTGAGGATCTACTGAACGACCCCGTCATCCAAAAGTACCTCCACGAGCTGGTGGGGCCGACGGGGATGCCGGTCGCGGCCGCGCCGCCCGACGGCGAGGTCACCGACGAGGAGCTGGCGGAGGAGCTCGGACTGGAGCTCAACGACGTCCGACGCGCGCTGTTCATCCTGTACGAGAACGACCTCGCCACGTACCGCCGAGTGCGCGACGAGGATTCGGGGTGGCTCACGTACCTCTGGACGTTCCACTACGACAACATCCCGGAGAACCTCGAAGAGGAGATGTACCGCCTGCTCGAGGCGTTAGAGGAGCGCGAGGAGTACGAGCGCACCCACGAGTTCTACCTCTGTGAGGTGTGTTCCATCCGCTTCGAGTTCGGCGAGGCGATGGACTTCGGCTTCGAGTGCCCCGAGTGCGGCTCCCCGGTCGAGGCGATGAACAACGACCGTCTCCGCGAGGCGATGGGAGAGCGCGTCGAGGAGCTCCGCGACGAACTCAACGTGGACGTGACGGGCTAA
- a CDS encoding PAS domain-containing protein translates to MRPGRDRELVADALGDRFRVETTTDVETLESRFDCCVFDAREFNRVAGSIRRRRELSDPVFLPFVLLVSEDAGGSTTETTWDYVDDVINMPVRKRALRTRIANLVERRRTSLRLAARERKLAETVDDLRLKEQAMDEAPVGISIAEVDEEGTGDNPLVYTNEEFEALTGYGSEMFGVDCRFLQGDDTDPEAIATLREAIDEERPVAVDILNYRRNGRKFWNRLTIAPVRDEEGEVTHYVGFQSDITERKIRERRLEVMNRVLSHNLRNKMNLITGYTELLRQDTDDEDAHDALAVIDRTADNLMGIASAVQKLDRTLSVPSPAGTPIELRDRLIELRSQVEDRYPEATVSLSLPPDDSLETTVVGLVTAIEEGMENAVKHNDGPSPSVEVSVERESPEWLAVEIADDGPGIPDHETRVLDRGETSLKHADRLGIWLIYWVVSKAGGEFSIDTSSEGTTVRLVVPAHP, encoded by the coding sequence ATGCGCCCGGGACGCGACCGCGAGCTGGTGGCCGACGCCCTAGGCGACCGGTTCCGCGTCGAGACGACGACAGACGTGGAGACGCTCGAATCGAGGTTCGACTGCTGCGTTTTCGACGCCCGCGAGTTCAACCGGGTCGCGGGGTCGATCCGGCGGCGGCGGGAGCTGTCGGACCCGGTCTTCCTCCCGTTCGTCCTGCTCGTGAGCGAGGACGCGGGCGGGTCGACGACGGAGACCACGTGGGACTACGTCGACGACGTGATCAACATGCCGGTGCGGAAGCGGGCCCTCCGCACCCGGATCGCCAACCTCGTCGAGCGGCGGCGCACCTCCCTCCGGCTCGCGGCCCGCGAGCGGAAGCTCGCGGAGACCGTCGACGACCTCCGACTGAAGGAGCAGGCGATGGACGAGGCGCCCGTCGGGATCTCGATCGCGGAGGTCGACGAGGAGGGGACGGGGGACAACCCGCTCGTGTACACGAACGAGGAGTTCGAAGCCCTCACCGGCTACGGCTCCGAGATGTTCGGCGTCGACTGCCGGTTCCTGCAGGGGGACGACACCGACCCGGAAGCGATCGCGACGCTCCGGGAGGCGATCGACGAGGAGCGGCCGGTCGCGGTCGACATCCTGAACTACCGCCGCAACGGCCGGAAGTTCTGGAACCGGCTCACGATCGCTCCGGTCCGCGACGAGGAGGGCGAAGTCACCCACTACGTCGGGTTCCAGTCGGATATCACGGAACGGAAGATCCGGGAGCGGCGGCTGGAGGTGATGAACCGCGTGCTCAGCCACAACCTCCGGAACAAGATGAACCTCATCACGGGGTACACGGAGCTGCTGCGGCAGGACACCGACGACGAGGACGCGCACGACGCGCTCGCGGTGATCGACCGCACGGCGGACAACCTGATGGGGATCGCCTCCGCGGTCCAGAAGCTCGACCGCACGCTGTCCGTTCCCTCACCGGCGGGGACCCCCATCGAGCTCCGCGACCGGCTGATCGAGCTGCGGTCGCAGGTGGAGGACCGGTACCCCGAGGCGACGGTCTCCCTCTCGTTGCCGCCCGACGACTCGCTCGAAACGACGGTCGTCGGCCTGGTGACGGCGATCGAGGAGGGGATGGAGAACGCGGTGAAGCACAACGACGGGCCGAGCCCGTCGGTCGAGGTCAGCGTCGAGCGGGAGTCGCCGGAGTGGCTCGCGGTCGAGATCGCGGACGACGGTCCCGGCATCCCGGACCACGAGACGCGCGTGCTCGACCGTGGCGAGACGTCGCTGAAGCACGCGGACCGGCTGGGGATCTGGCTGATCTACTGGGTCGTGAGCAAGGCCGGCGGGGAGTTCTCGATCGACACGTCGAGCGAGGGGACCACGGTCCGACTGGTCGTGCCCGCGCACCCGTAG
- a CDS encoding DUF2110 family protein gives MVVLATKCYVEGDARDRALDGMGSLVANDVGELSVEWQVGVRDDDFVQVDVTGEDAEVARNVLAETWGEIVAHDGGLAAGEEYVGTLESWDDDGFVLDAGVEVRIPADEIGLGRGSPAQVVERFGLVQHLSLRFVYGGDVGDPDAEPSRLADAERDRLYDWQRGDGRVNVNSATRGEVRATVNRAGHAQDIVTVERLGLLEQSIVCTENTDPPGLLAAIGSYLPAEMRCVV, from the coding sequence ATGGTCGTCCTCGCAACCAAGTGCTACGTCGAGGGCGACGCCCGCGACCGCGCGCTGGACGGCATGGGGTCGCTCGTCGCCAACGACGTCGGCGAACTGAGCGTGGAGTGGCAGGTCGGCGTCCGCGACGACGACTTCGTGCAGGTGGACGTGACGGGCGAGGACGCCGAGGTCGCCCGGAACGTCCTCGCCGAGACGTGGGGGGAGATCGTCGCCCACGACGGCGGGCTGGCGGCGGGCGAGGAGTACGTCGGGACCCTCGAATCGTGGGACGACGACGGGTTCGTCCTCGACGCCGGCGTCGAGGTCCGGATCCCGGCCGACGAGATCGGACTCGGGCGGGGGTCGCCGGCGCAGGTGGTCGAGCGCTTCGGACTGGTCCAACACCTCTCGCTGCGGTTCGTCTACGGCGGCGACGTCGGCGACCCGGACGCCGAGCCGAGCCGCCTCGCGGACGCCGAGCGCGACCGCCTCTACGACTGGCAACGCGGGGACGGCCGAGTCAACGTCAACTCGGCGACCCGCGGCGAGGTGCGCGCGACGGTGAACCGCGCGGGCCACGCGCAGGACATCGTGACCGTGGAGCGGCTCGGGCTCTTGGAACAGAGCATCGTCTGCACTGAGAACACCGACCCGCCGGGGCTGCTCGCCGCGATCGGCTCGTACCTCCCGGCGGAGATGCGCTGCGTCGTCTGA
- a CDS encoding molybdopterin-binding protein, translating into MNAAVVTVGDELLVGDTENTNATWLCDRLDERGVVVRRVTVLPDEVGEIARVVNEYHAEYDTVIVTGGLGPTHDDVTMEGVAAAFGRGLEKNEEAAAWLADRGYSADDLAAETTHLPADCRPLANEAGVAPGAVVESVYVLPGVPTEMKAMFESIADEFEGTPTHTVTVDVDEPESALLERFTALQEEFDVSVGSYPGESVRVKITATSAAEAERAAEWVRERSTLVESR; encoded by the coding sequence ATGAACGCCGCCGTCGTCACCGTCGGGGACGAGCTCCTCGTCGGCGACACCGAGAACACGAACGCGACGTGGCTCTGCGACCGGCTCGACGAACGGGGCGTCGTCGTCCGCCGCGTGACCGTCCTCCCCGACGAGGTCGGCGAGATCGCGCGGGTCGTCAACGAGTACCACGCCGAGTACGACACGGTGATCGTCACCGGCGGGCTCGGCCCGACGCACGACGACGTGACGATGGAGGGGGTCGCGGCCGCCTTCGGCCGGGGGCTCGAGAAGAACGAGGAGGCCGCGGCGTGGCTCGCGGATCGGGGGTACAGCGCCGACGACCTCGCCGCGGAGACGACGCACCTGCCGGCCGACTGCCGACCGCTCGCCAACGAGGCCGGGGTCGCGCCGGGCGCCGTCGTCGAGTCGGTGTACGTCCTCCCGGGCGTCCCGACGGAGATGAAGGCGATGTTCGAGTCGATCGCCGACGAGTTCGAGGGGACGCCGACCCACACCGTCACGGTCGACGTCGACGAGCCGGAGAGCGCCCTGTTAGAGCGGTTCACCGCCCTGCAGGAGGAGTTCGACGTCAGCGTCGGCTCCTACCCAGGCGAGAGCGTCCGCGTGAAGATCACGGCGACGAGCGCGGCGGAGGCGGAGCGCGCCGCCGAGTGGGTGCGAGAGCGGTCGACGCTCGTCGAGTCGCGGTGA
- a CDS encoding DUF5803 family protein gives MNRRFALAVAVVALLAVSAGCLTYVNDGGEVPNETLDAEPPNEYDFDTDRDADFNLSTGTQYTAVYDVSDVEELRLYRQTPYAGDQPLEFEAFRYRTADGEVLNGTEFRARGGEVDRTPDETWVRFPEGTGEGQVAFSAAGSPRRFTTLAYVDGSYAVTLPPGFSTDFPVVGHVAPRDHEVETIDGRDRITWESVEGGSVVVQSYRETDLLVFGVILAVALVAAVVGVAYFRRQLEELREKRRELGLGVYDDEE, from the coding sequence GTGAACCGACGTTTCGCCCTCGCGGTCGCCGTCGTCGCGCTGCTGGCCGTCAGCGCCGGCTGTCTCACCTACGTCAACGACGGCGGCGAGGTCCCGAACGAGACCCTCGACGCGGAGCCGCCGAACGAGTACGACTTCGACACGGACCGCGACGCCGATTTTAACCTCTCGACCGGCACCCAGTACACGGCGGTGTACGACGTCTCAGACGTCGAGGAGCTGCGGCTGTACAGGCAGACGCCGTACGCCGGCGACCAGCCGCTGGAGTTCGAGGCGTTCCGGTACCGGACCGCCGACGGCGAGGTGCTCAACGGCACCGAGTTCCGCGCCCGCGGCGGCGAGGTCGACCGCACGCCCGACGAGACGTGGGTCCGCTTCCCCGAGGGGACCGGCGAGGGACAGGTCGCCTTCTCCGCCGCCGGCTCGCCCCGGCGGTTCACCACGCTGGCGTACGTCGACGGGTCCTACGCGGTGACGCTCCCGCCCGGGTTCAGCACCGACTTCCCGGTCGTGGGCCACGTCGCGCCGCGCGACCACGAGGTCGAGACGATCGACGGGCGCGACCGGATCACCTGGGAGTCGGTCGAGGGCGGGTCGGTCGTGGTCCAGTCGTACCGCGAGACCGACCTGCTCGTCTTCGGCGTGATCCTCGCCGTCGCGCTCGTCGCGGCGGTGGTCGGTGTCGCCTACTTCCGGCGACAGCTGGAGGAGCTCCGAGAGAAGCGCCGGGAGCTGGGGCTCGGCGTGTACGACGACGAGGAGTAG